The Hymenobacter sp. 5317J-9 genome has a window encoding:
- a CDS encoding family 10 glycosylhydrolase has product MLRFLAAGRFLFLTLLLSGAASRAQAHTAADTIPPPKRELRGMWVATVENIDWPNQRGESPEQYRREYRRLLDAGQRAGINAVFVQIRPASDAFYQSNLEPWSKWLTGTQGKAPADGQDPLPFLIVEAHRRGMEFHAWFNPYRATMDSVTRRLAPNHPYRQHPDWFLRYGGQLLYNPGLPAVRAHITRVILDVVRRYDIDAVHFDDYFYPYPDPGKVFHDEAAFRDFNPTGLATLGDWRRENVNILIRDLHDSIQVAKRWVKFGISPFGVWMNKSKDFPQGSDTRAGQPSYSNLYADTRLWLEKGWIDYIVPQLYWSSNFRLCPYPVLVNWWAENHFDRHLYIGHGTYRMLESTRSDTTWRNPRELPRQIRLNRATDGEAVGSVFFSAKSVLRNPLHTTDSLTQDLFRYPALVPSMPWKDDLPPLPVANLTLRRLGPQVTLSWQSGPPAPDGDAATYYVLYRFGANERSTPNDPSRILALPRPAPGYPATYVDTTAVPGQAYAYYVTAVDRLHNESRPMRVVSTGQTGPELAVGQAPGGTTRPGAPTSPPVAARPAQPSIPLPTAESPEKAAPFTKVKIKEKPAKKKGFFGRLFGGKD; this is encoded by the coding sequence ATGCTTCGTTTCCTTGCCGCTGGCCGCTTCCTTTTCCTGACACTATTGCTGAGCGGGGCCGCGTCCCGAGCCCAGGCCCATACCGCGGCCGATACCATTCCGCCGCCCAAGCGCGAGCTGCGCGGCATGTGGGTGGCCACCGTCGAAAACATCGACTGGCCCAACCAGCGGGGCGAGTCGCCGGAGCAGTACCGCCGCGAATACCGCCGCCTGCTCGACGCTGGCCAGCGCGCCGGCATCAACGCGGTGTTTGTGCAAATCCGGCCCGCGTCGGATGCCTTCTATCAATCCAACCTCGAGCCCTGGAGCAAGTGGCTGACCGGTACGCAGGGCAAAGCCCCCGCCGACGGCCAGGACCCTCTGCCCTTTCTCATCGTGGAGGCGCACCGGCGCGGTATGGAATTCCACGCTTGGTTCAACCCCTACCGCGCCACCATGGATTCGGTGACGCGCCGCCTGGCTCCCAACCACCCCTACCGGCAGCACCCGGACTGGTTTCTGCGCTACGGCGGGCAGCTGCTGTATAATCCCGGCTTGCCGGCGGTGCGGGCCCACATTACTCGCGTGATTCTGGACGTGGTGCGGCGCTACGACATCGACGCCGTGCACTTCGACGACTACTTCTACCCCTACCCCGACCCGGGCAAGGTGTTTCACGACGAAGCCGCCTTCCGCGACTTCAACCCCACCGGCCTGGCCACGCTGGGCGACTGGCGCCGCGAAAACGTGAACATCCTCATCCGCGACCTGCACGACAGCATTCAGGTGGCGAAGCGCTGGGTGAAATTCGGCATCTCGCCCTTCGGCGTGTGGATGAACAAGTCGAAGGATTTTCCGCAGGGCTCCGACACGCGGGCCGGCCAGCCTTCCTATTCCAATCTATATGCCGACACGCGCCTGTGGCTGGAGAAGGGCTGGATAGACTACATCGTGCCGCAGCTGTACTGGAGCTCCAACTTCCGCCTCTGCCCCTACCCCGTGCTGGTAAACTGGTGGGCCGAAAACCACTTCGACCGCCACCTCTACATCGGCCACGGCACCTACCGCATGCTGGAAAGCACCCGCTCCGACACCACCTGGCGCAACCCGCGCGAGTTGCCCCGCCAAATCCGCCTCAACCGCGCCACCGACGGCGAGGCCGTGGGCAGCGTGTTCTTCTCGGCCAAATCGGTGCTGCGCAACCCGCTGCACACCACCGACTCGCTCACCCAGGACCTGTTTCGCTACCCCGCCCTGGTGCCTTCCATGCCTTGGAAAGACGACCTGCCGCCCCTGCCCGTGGCCAATCTCACCCTGCGCCGCCTCGGCCCGCAGGTGACGCTGAGCTGGCAAAGCGGCCCGCCCGCCCCCGACGGCGACGCGGCCACCTACTACGTGCTCTACCGCTTCGGGGCCAACGAGCGCAGCACCCCCAACGACCCCAGCCGCATCCTGGCCCTGCCGCGCCCCGCGCCCGGCTACCCCGCCACCTACGTGGACACCACCGCCGTGCCCGGCCAGGCCTACGCCTACTACGTGACCGCCGTGGACCGCCTGCACAACGAAAGCCGCCCCATGCGCGTGGTGAGCACCGGCCAGACCGGGCCCGAGCTGGCCGTGGGCCAAGCGCCCGGCGGAACTACCCGGCCCGGCGCGCCCACTTCGCCGCCCGTGGCCGCCCGCCCGGCGCAGCCCTCCATCCCCCTGCCTACCGCCGAGAGCCCGGAGAAAGCGGCGCCGTTCACCAAAGTCAAAATCAAGGAAAAGCCGGCTAAGAAAAAGGGCTTCTTCGGGCGGCTGTTCGGGGGGAAGGATTAG
- a CDS encoding SusC/RagA family TonB-linked outer membrane protein: MKKKYWLFLLLLGVLLAPPSWAQTATRTVSGIVTSSTDQSPLPGVTVLVKGTTTGSTTGSDGRYSVQAAPGATLVFSFIGYASQERAVPADGAVDVGLKESTTGLDEVVVTSYGIPQAKRELVTAVQEVKSKDIIDSRQTNVVNALQGKVAGVNITSSGGAPGEGASIIIRGGTSLDGDNQPLFVIDGMIMDNGSFQESTAPGGGSAFNGLLGRSVGSSNRAGDLNPEDIESITVLKGPAAAALYGLRAAGGAVVITTKKGKAGTTTLSYRTQYSVDEVSRLPKMQGLYKRGSSGLADPSTRISFGPRFAPGEEVYDNVGNFFRKGNAFQNFLNLSGGSEKASFFVSASNLQQQGVTPGSKYDKSTVRLSGTAQLTERFKVSGSAQYLTSGGERPIQGPGLFGSSGGFLLSLLNWPRDDDARNYLNPDGTRRRLLAPGNGTDADADNPYWTVNNNPQTDRTNRFIGNVQLSYKVAPWLTLSHNIGTDLYTSRVTSVRAVGTSQVGNQNGGIAETVDQFRLTTATTLASFNHDFGQNVGTTLVLGNTLEENMDQAVDYIGLIFQNPNFVGLNNTVNRNALQRDSKRHLIGNFARLNVSLFNQLFLELQGRYDQSSTLPRPDENKIYGKGFLYGSAGLGYEFTKALGLDQSNILNYGKIRGSVAEVGKDTQPYRIQSALTQNTYIGGGFRNDFFGSNPNLRPERTRTYEAGINVQFFKNRLGLDFNYYYSRTKDQIIAPRVSQAAGFILQYINGGIVTNEGQEISLTGTPIKGKDFSWDIIANFYHNTNRVEELPFPLTVVFQSDAFITDVHEGGAFPGRPISGLGATDFNRVTDPSSEFYGQMIINSTTGYPSVNPLLQYAGNRAPRFTTQLTNTFTYKGLSLTSLMDFRVGGVVINGNDWYQTRVGTSLRTEDRYKQVVFDGVIRNADGSYSKNTRPVELTQTYYTSILGAAGTAFVEDGSWARLRYVTLSYALPATLLSRTGFIKGAELSVTGRNLVLFTKYTGADPETSAAGAGVRGGGSNGFDYGNTPGTRGVDMALRVNF; encoded by the coding sequence ATGAAAAAAAAATACTGGCTATTCCTGCTATTGCTGGGCGTGCTGCTGGCGCCGCCCAGCTGGGCCCAGACGGCGACCCGCACCGTGTCGGGCATCGTCACGTCCAGCACTGACCAAAGCCCGCTGCCGGGCGTCACGGTGCTGGTGAAGGGCACCACCACGGGCAGCACCACCGGCTCCGACGGCCGCTACTCGGTGCAGGCCGCGCCGGGCGCCACGCTCGTGTTCAGCTTCATCGGCTACGCCTCGCAGGAGCGTGCCGTGCCCGCCGATGGCGCCGTGGACGTGGGCCTCAAGGAAAGCACCACCGGCCTCGACGAGGTGGTGGTGACGTCGTACGGCATTCCGCAGGCCAAGCGCGAGCTGGTGACGGCCGTGCAGGAAGTGAAAAGCAAAGACATCATCGACTCGCGCCAGACCAACGTGGTGAACGCCCTGCAGGGCAAGGTGGCGGGCGTAAATATCACCTCCTCGGGCGGCGCGCCGGGCGAGGGCGCCAGCATCATCATCCGGGGCGGCACCTCGCTCGACGGCGACAACCAGCCGCTGTTCGTCATCGACGGGATGATTATGGACAACGGCTCCTTTCAGGAAAGCACGGCGCCGGGCGGCGGCTCGGCCTTCAACGGCCTGCTGGGCCGCTCGGTGGGCTCCTCCAACCGCGCCGGCGACCTCAACCCCGAAGACATCGAAAGCATCACGGTGCTGAAAGGCCCAGCCGCCGCGGCCCTCTACGGCCTGCGCGCGGCGGGCGGCGCCGTGGTCATCACCACCAAGAAAGGCAAGGCCGGCACCACCACCCTCAGCTACCGCACCCAGTACTCGGTGGACGAGGTGAGCCGTCTGCCCAAAATGCAGGGTCTGTACAAGCGCGGCAGCAGCGGCCTGGCCGACCCCTCCACCCGCATCTCGTTCGGCCCGCGCTTCGCGCCCGGCGAGGAAGTGTACGACAACGTGGGCAACTTCTTCCGCAAGGGCAACGCCTTCCAGAACTTCCTGAACCTGTCGGGCGGCTCGGAAAAGGCCAGCTTCTTCGTGTCGGCCTCGAACTTGCAGCAGCAGGGCGTGACGCCGGGCAGCAAGTACGACAAAAGCACCGTGCGCCTATCGGGCACGGCCCAGCTCACGGAGCGCTTCAAAGTGAGCGGCTCGGCGCAATACCTGACCTCGGGCGGCGAGCGGCCCATTCAGGGCCCGGGTCTGTTTGGCTCGTCGGGCGGCTTCCTGCTGAGCCTGCTGAACTGGCCGCGCGATGACGATGCCCGCAACTACCTGAACCCCGACGGCACCCGCCGCCGCCTGCTGGCCCCCGGCAATGGCACCGACGCCGACGCCGACAACCCCTACTGGACGGTGAACAACAACCCCCAGACCGACCGCACCAACCGCTTCATCGGCAACGTGCAGCTGAGCTACAAAGTGGCCCCCTGGCTGACCCTGAGCCACAACATCGGCACCGACTTGTATACCTCGCGCGTGACGTCGGTGCGCGCCGTGGGCACCTCGCAGGTGGGCAACCAGAACGGCGGCATTGCCGAAACCGTGGACCAGTTCCGCCTCACCACCGCCACCACGCTGGCCAGCTTCAACCACGACTTTGGCCAGAACGTGGGCACCACGCTGGTGCTGGGCAACACGCTGGAAGAAAACATGGACCAGGCCGTGGACTACATCGGCCTGATTTTCCAGAACCCCAACTTCGTGGGCCTGAATAACACGGTGAACCGCAACGCCCTGCAGCGCGACTCGAAGCGCCACCTCATCGGCAACTTCGCCCGCTTGAACGTGTCGCTGTTCAACCAGCTGTTCCTCGAACTGCAGGGCCGCTACGACCAGTCCTCCACGCTGCCGCGGCCCGATGAGAACAAGATTTACGGCAAGGGCTTCCTCTACGGCTCGGCCGGCCTGGGCTACGAGTTCACCAAGGCCCTGGGCCTGGACCAGAGCAACATCCTGAACTACGGCAAAATCCGCGGCTCGGTGGCCGAGGTGGGCAAAGACACCCAGCCCTACCGCATCCAGTCGGCCCTGACGCAGAACACCTACATCGGCGGCGGCTTCCGCAACGACTTCTTCGGCTCGAACCCCAACCTGCGCCCCGAGCGCACCCGCACCTACGAGGCCGGCATCAACGTGCAGTTCTTCAAGAACCGCCTGGGCCTGGACTTCAACTATTACTACTCGCGCACCAAGGACCAGATTATTGCGCCCCGCGTGAGCCAGGCCGCCGGTTTCATCCTGCAGTACATCAACGGCGGCATCGTGACCAACGAAGGCCAGGAAATCTCGCTCACCGGCACGCCCATCAAGGGCAAAGACTTCAGCTGGGACATCATTGCCAACTTCTACCACAACACCAACCGCGTGGAGGAATTGCCCTTTCCGCTCACGGTGGTGTTCCAGTCCGACGCCTTCATCACGGACGTGCACGAGGGCGGCGCCTTCCCCGGCCGCCCCATTTCGGGCCTCGGCGCCACCGACTTCAACCGCGTGACCGACCCCAGCAGCGAGTTCTACGGCCAGATGATTATTAACTCGACCACCGGCTACCCCTCGGTGAACCCGCTGCTGCAATACGCCGGCAACCGCGCCCCGCGCTTCACCACCCAGCTGACGAACACCTTCACCTACAAGGGCTTGTCTCTGACCTCGCTGATGGACTTCCGCGTGGGCGGCGTGGTGATTAACGGCAACGACTGGTACCAGACCCGCGTGGGCACCTCCCTGCGCACCGAAGACCGGTACAAGCAGGTGGTGTTCGACGGCGTGATTCGCAACGCCGACGGCAGCTACTCGAAAAACACGCGCCCCGTGGAGCTGACCCAGACCTACTACACCAGCATTCTGGGCGCGGCGGGCACTGCCTTCGTGGAAGACGGCTCGTGGGCCCGCCTGCGCTACGTGACGCTGAGCTACGCCCTGCCGGCCACGCTGCTCTCGCGCACCGGCTTCATCAAGGGCGCCGAACTGAGCGTGACGGGCCGCAACCTGGTGCTGTTCACGAAGTACACCGGCGCCGACCCCGAAACCTCGGCCGCTGGTGCCGGCGTGCGCGGCGGCGGCTCCAACGGCTTCGATTACGGCAACACGCCGGGCACTCGCGGCGTGGATATGGCGTTGCGCGTTAACTTCTAA
- a CDS encoding SusD/RagB family nutrient-binding outer membrane lipoprotein — MNLNRYIMGLGLLLGGSALTACEKFLDVNNNPNNPVVSTPNFLLPGIISNGIQVQMFSALRTPYLSQYVVSRTVNSGGNDQYFLTNAQSTNTFNYSYFQAGGNIPVMQKAAQEEGSVYYVGAGKIMQAMILAHATDMLGDIPYSEAYQGGANFTPKYDSQESIYGVINQLCDEGAVEMSKPASANFRPLYTTAPSESGDILYKGDPGKWVRLAYALKARQAQHLTKKSTYNPTAVLALCDKAFTSSADDAQINFQVAVAPLSNTTNIFGVTRGNFGSATFSSNVVKYLNGTTFPGVVDPRFGVLVPTTSTGADPGRGTTTNLTPGSTLTDFYGGWYARDLGYFEAITYHEVKFIEAEAAFRANNLPRALAALREGIRAHMKKVSTGGTFTPPTVTFPLISDAQINAYLASAAVPQNEAQLTLRSIMEQKYIAMFLNPDAWSDLRRLDFDRTIYVNFLYPFYNGTSTGPLQGKYPRRLLPGATEVTVNPNAVAGLYAESGTALGNDNEYVTKPLWFDRP, encoded by the coding sequence ATGAACCTGAACCGCTATATAATGGGCCTCGGGCTGCTGCTTGGCGGCAGTGCCCTCACCGCGTGCGAGAAGTTTCTCGACGTGAACAACAACCCGAACAACCCCGTCGTCTCGACGCCGAACTTCCTGCTGCCGGGCATCATTTCCAACGGCATCCAGGTGCAGATGTTTTCGGCCTTGCGCACGCCCTACCTCTCGCAATACGTGGTGAGCCGCACCGTCAACAGCGGCGGCAACGACCAGTATTTCCTGACCAACGCCCAAAGCACCAACACCTTCAACTACTCCTACTTCCAGGCCGGCGGCAACATCCCGGTGATGCAGAAGGCGGCCCAGGAAGAAGGCTCGGTGTACTACGTGGGCGCGGGCAAAATCATGCAGGCCATGATTCTGGCCCACGCCACCGACATGCTCGGCGACATTCCCTACTCCGAAGCCTACCAGGGCGGCGCCAACTTCACGCCCAAGTACGACTCGCAGGAGTCCATTTACGGCGTCATCAACCAGCTCTGCGACGAGGGCGCGGTGGAAATGTCCAAGCCCGCCAGCGCCAATTTCCGCCCCCTCTACACCACGGCGCCCAGCGAAAGCGGCGACATCCTGTATAAGGGCGACCCCGGCAAATGGGTGCGCCTAGCCTATGCCCTGAAGGCTCGCCAGGCCCAGCACCTTACCAAAAAGAGCACCTACAACCCCACGGCCGTGCTGGCCCTGTGCGACAAGGCGTTCACGTCGTCGGCCGACGATGCCCAAATCAACTTCCAGGTGGCCGTGGCGCCGCTCTCGAACACCACCAACATTTTCGGGGTGACGCGCGGCAACTTCGGCTCGGCCACCTTCTCCTCCAACGTGGTGAAGTACCTCAACGGCACCACCTTCCCCGGCGTGGTCGACCCGCGCTTTGGCGTGCTGGTGCCCACCACCAGCACCGGCGCCGACCCCGGCCGCGGCACCACCACCAACCTCACGCCCGGCTCCACGCTCACCGACTTCTACGGCGGCTGGTACGCCCGCGACCTGGGCTACTTCGAGGCCATTACCTACCACGAGGTGAAGTTCATTGAGGCCGAGGCCGCCTTCCGGGCCAACAACCTGCCCCGCGCCCTGGCCGCGCTGCGCGAAGGCATTCGGGCGCACATGAAGAAGGTGAGCACGGGCGGCACGTTTACGCCCCCCACGGTCACGTTCCCGCTCATTTCCGACGCTCAGATTAACGCCTACCTGGCCAGCGCCGCCGTGCCCCAGAACGAGGCCCAGCTCACGCTGCGCTCCATCATGGAGCAGAAATACATCGCCATGTTCCTGAACCCGGACGCGTGGTCGGACCTGCGCCGCCTGGATTTTGACCGCACCATCTACGTCAACTTCCTGTACCCCTTCTACAACGGCACCAGCACGGGCCCGCTGCAGGGCAAGTACCCCCGCCGCCTGCTGCCCGGCGCCACCGAAGTGACCGTGAACCCGAACGCCGTGGCCGGCCTCTACGCCGAATCGGGCACGGCCCTCGGCAACGACAACGAGTACGTGACCAAGCCCCTGTGGTTTGACCGCCCGTAA